In the genome of Populus trichocarpa isolate Nisqually-1 chromosome 10, P.trichocarpa_v4.1, whole genome shotgun sequence, the window TCATGTAGCCAAATTCAAATGGTATAAGATCTTATGTAGAAGTTCTGCCTACATCGATCACATTAAGTTTTTGGTTGATTGTTTTGGGCTAAAAAGAAATGGATGTACAGTTGAGCAtggataatttttctaaatcatGCAATTAAAGATAGAATGTATTGCATCAACTCAATTACCATGGCAACACGCAAACAATCAGTTTCCATGTTTAATTAATTGCTACTGTGCAATTGCATCAACACCCCAAACAGCCTTGGCCCCAATTTCCTCTAGGGCTTAATATCAAGCTAAAATTATCAGGAGGAAAGTGAAACTGAAGAACGAACTATAATAGTACCcggacatgtttttttttttttaatatatttcttgtGCTAGAATGCACACATCATGCATAAATCTCAAGGCAAGGACCGAGACATAACTGCAGCTTGGTTGTTTGAATTGAGAGTGTTGGCAGGGTAGCAATGAGCAACTACTCAGCTGGTTTTCTCTTCCTCCCGAGAATTGAAGCTCTCTGCAATCTGGGGCCACCCATCCGCCATTTCTTAAAGGCTGCCATGGATGATTGAGCTGCTTCATACACTAAGCATGTAGAGAAATAAATGAAGGTTAATGCAACATAAATGTAAGGTTGCTTTCAtgaagagaaataaaagaatgttATTGCAACATAAATGTGAGGCATGAAAGCAGAAATATATGCTTAAACAAGTAAGAGAATCTCACAAGAAGTTTCTTCTCTAGTTAGGTGCGTCAGAAATTTGGAAGCTGTGGCAAATGCTGTGGTGTGTGCCTTGTGTAGGATTTCCTTATACCTGATTCGAAATGCATATGGGAGCAACAATCCAATGGTTTTATCACACCTGAGGATCATTATGAATAACCAAATAAGTCCTTATAAAGAGAAGGTAAAAAGCTTAGTGAGAATCAATTTGTCAGCCAAAGGAAGGATTGCTGGTGTAGGTGCAAATTTAATGTTAATAGGTACGAATGACAGCATCACTTATCAATTGTGCAGGCTTGCCACTAACAAGACAAAAACACACAATCTAATTTCATTGTAGCAGACAAAATCACAGCAATTATGCAAAGGTAAATTTGGATGTAGCATTGATAAAGAGTGCCAAGCACAACCTTCACAACTTATAAACTCAACAACAGTACAGTTTATGTCTAAGCCTTGAGGTTCGACCAAAAAGTAAAAGGGCCCATGATAGATTGTGAAGCACCCTTTCACAACATACAAACTTCTCAAAGCTAAAAAGGAAATCAGAACACATGGAACGAAGTTATTCATTTTCACATTTTACTTCTCccattgttttctttctatggcAAGATAAGGGCCTTTAATTGATCCCTTGACTTGAGAATGAAAACTTGATAGGATTTGCTTTTAGATTTCAGGTGCACTGACATCTGCCATCAAACGAAACCTAGATAGAACTTGGCAACCTAGAACTACTAACAGAAAACATGTATAAGGCTGAAAAAGAATGTCATACTCgtacaaatattttctttaaatgggGCTAATGAAGTGGACAAGATAAACATTATTCAATCCATGACTGGTTCAGGTGGGTGGTAAAATGATATTCTCCTGTTACAGTACTGAAGATATCCTAATTCTTTTTCGAAGATATCCTAAAGTTAAAAGATTTTCATAATTCTTCTGGTTGTTTGCCAAACTTCTTGATCTGACATAGAAGATGcccaaatttgattttttatacttAAAACCACCAATCCAATTTTGGATTTCATGATGTGTTAGTTTGTATCTAACAAATAATTGGATTGATTTGGAATTGTCAATGTAATAAAAAGACTGACAAAGTCAAAAGGTTAAGGTGTCACACAGTCAAGgtcatcaaatattgaatgcATTGAGCTGCCTATTTCCCGCTCCAAATTGAGAAAGCACCACTCAGTGACAATGCTTCACAGGTTGGATACCATTTTAGGCAGGTAGTCTTGTGTGGCAGTCCAACAAAAGGCACTCAAAGAACACATCGCAATGACTGTTATATACACACATGAACGGATGGGCAGGCAAAGAGACTCACAGTGGGGCTAGCTTGCATCCGAATTCATAAAAGTAAGGGCAGCGGGATCTCAGGTCCACACATGCAGCATCTGCCTGGATTTCCAGCCTTGTTCTGGTGaggacaacaacaacaaaaaaaactagctaTGAGACATAAAAGAACCACACAAGTAAATGGCTGTTGGATGACAGCATAAATGAACGATTCTCTATACTTGTACACATTTGATGATTCTTTGGGGACTCAACTATCATACCAAGCAATTAATTTGACTAACTCCTAGAAGTGAAATCAACTCTCTAAAATCAAGGAGGGGAAAGCCATCCATAGAGGACTTGAGCAGAGTTTCTTGAGATATGACTCTATGGAACTACATTTACATTCAAGCTGCAACAACAGTAACATAcataatttcaaaaagaaaattaccaGCCTTAAGAGATACAACCAGACCTCTCAACTACAAATAGAAAGCAGCCTGTATGAAAAATGGATCTCCCACTAACTTACTTGataatgtgaaataaaaaaaagattcagtTTGAGCAAGTAAGCTATCATTACTTCTGATTAAAACAGGCTGGGACACTTATCGATACTGCTTGCCTCATGTGCAATTCACGAGCAAGCCAGAAAGGTAGCTCTGTCTTTGAACCTTGTTCAACCTGAGTTTTAATTAACACATGGAAAACAAAGTGTGAGTatctcaaagaaaaagaaaaagaaaaaacagtaaTTTGACTCATTAGTTCTCTTTCCGATGCTATTTTTACTTAAATCTTACATGTCCTTTTTCGGTGCTTTCATCGATTTTCACTCCATTTATAGCCTTTTGAAACACAACCGGGACAAACTGCAAGCCATAACACACATGCGCGGCACAGAAAATTAGTTATGTTAGAATTGGGAAATTCAGGCGTTAAAATGTAAGATCAAGATTAAATGATATTTCTCACCTCTTCCTCCGCGAGAATATCATCGATTTCATTGTAATTTGCCATTCAGTTTATCGGTTTTGTATCTTCTCTATGATTTCTCCAATACAGAAATAATTTCCGAGTATTTACACGATGCAATTACTTCCTGGCTACAAATTAAACGACgagcaatataattaaaaaaaatactccataaataacaagaaacttttttttcaatcagCAAATAATCCTGCTTGTCAGTAACCAAAGAAAATAGAGTTGACctcataattaatatttggagGAGCCGTACATTCCACGTGCCATCAAAATCTAAGCAGTTGCCCGGacaatttcttgctttgttTCCGGTCAGATTAAGAAAACGAATGGAAAAAACttcctagaaaaaataaaaaaaaagaatacctGAATTTTATTCCGGTTTGAAAAAGCTCCAATCTGTAAATAGAAGAAAACCTAGTTTGAGAAAATGCCTAATTCTACGGAGTGATATGTTTGCTTCAAAGGAGAAAGGTAGAgttatgaagaaaataaaatagtaaagaaATTCGGGGCcagaaaaaagattttaagagAAATTGCCTAGGAGATTTCTGCTTTcggcttttattttctcttgagAGCGCGAAGGATACGATGTTCAGAGAGGAGGGAAACTTGAAAACGTTAAAATTAGGTAGGGTTTCTATGTAAACAGGTGTAGGATATTACGGTGTTTGTCAATCAGAGGCCGTTCTAGTTTTGGATCAGAGATCCACTGAAATTAATGGGTGTTGAATTTTAATGGCCGTGGATACCCCCACGGTTCGAGAAATTCGTCATTTTTAAACTCTAccgtttaaaaattataattggccGCTTTAACTAAACATAGAGTGTGTTTAATGTTGCGGTAGCTATTgtagttgtggtttgaaaaaagttgttttataaaatgtatttttagttgaggttgatttgaaaaaataggtgtttggttaaaactgtggttgaaattgaggttaaaaaaaaagtagtttaatgtgtttggttaagaatgcttttgaaattgaggttataaaataattttaaatatatatatatattaatattaataatttttaatttaaatattatatatttaactactgctattacattatgaaatgaataatacttaatataaaatattttttattgttttattaaattatctacaattccatcacgtatgaaatacatccgacaacaTCACGTATGAAAGACTACAGTTGCATTGGTTTCGTAAGTacacaacatcaggtaaaatattatcataaataaaattgggattgcgatcaaattctacaaatattacatcatcaagcgatctcattctaatttatatagtgttattgaataatgtgaaacactagtttttcgaataaaatacaattaaaaataaatatttttttttactggatcggacctggttcaatgtatttttatagcTTTGAACCGGGTCCAATAtctactgttcacgtgaacagtggataGTTTACTCTCCACAGGAGAAGAACACAGGAGAAGAATGCGGGAGAAGCAGATAAAACTTGCTTCTCATAAACTGAGTTTCGACCTCAGTTTTTAGATGggatctatataaaaaaaagtctggttcacaataaccaaacactaatttttaatatttgcttTCAACTGCTGCCACTGCCACATTACCAAACAGGGATGATGCCAGAAAAAGCGGGTTTGCTATGGTTATTGAAGCCATTACTGTGATTATAATGCcttggaaattaaaaaataataaaatagtatttaggACGTaataaatgtaaatatttattaatttgcaGTCGTttataatttactgtgattatAATGCcttggaaattaaaaaataataaaaccattACTGTGATTATAATGCcttggaaattaaaaaataataaaatagtatttaggACGTaataaatgtaaatatttattaatttgcagtcgtttataatttactttttattatttaagcaatatcttttttatcttctagagtgacaattgttttataataaaattatatttaattattcgtaaccatcattattataaagtaattagttaaaatacaaaaagataaaataattttctttaaaattcatCTTATGTATCTATTTAACAGCTCGAATGATTTACTTGTCACGGGATGATTAATTAAGTTATTGAGtaataaaataagttattacGTTATAATAAATAAGAATGTTTAATAGTTTATAATTTGAAGACGGGGAGATTACAGTGCCTTGAAGTGACCATACCAAGTCAAGGTGATAAGCATctctatagttttgaaacccgatccAGCttgataaattaatcaaaacctGACTGACCCGGATCTAGAACCAAActaagttgataaaaaaataaaacaagtcatGATCCAGTGTAACCCAATAACCCgacaaaacccggttgcaacccgttga includes:
- the LOC7490330 gene encoding DNA replication complex GINS protein PSF3, with the translated sequence MANYNEIDDILAEEEFVPVVFQKAINGVKIDESTEKGHVEQGSKTELPFWLARELHMRQAVSISVPACFNQKTRLEIQADAACVDLRSRCPYFYEFGCKLAPLCDKTIGLLLPYAFRIRYKEILHKAHTTAFATASKFLTHLTREETSLYEAAQSSMAAFKKWRMGGPRLQRASILGRKRKPAE